In Aedes albopictus strain Foshan chromosome 3, AalbF5, whole genome shotgun sequence, the following are encoded in one genomic region:
- the LOC115260912 gene encoding uncharacterized protein LOC115260912 codes for MAPPRKQKQRKHYSEEAISKCLQFIASGRSVYAGCKEFGIPMSTVRYRMSDSWQHKCRPGPQPIMSTQEEQQIANWLVGMQERGFPVTRHGLRFKLAEFLSSYPRGKLFRNNRPGRKWMDEFLRRNPGFSFRTPEAVSLASSRVSEEDIRGWFRMVDKWLSEKQMREILEDPTRVFNADETSFYLHPVSKEVIARTGSRNVYEVQQAVAKQNVTVMFAFGASGVVVTPHVILPGKRIRKEVAQGFPADWGLGLSDRGWMDSPNMGEFIVRILHPYLVKHGIKLPVILFVDGHSSHNALEVADLCLSKGIVLIALYPNTTHITQPADVAVFKPLKSEWKRSVDEWRNEHQGCALTMPHFGRVLEKAVERGIKPTTIQNGFRICGLHPFDPDAVDYSKCVAKAKTTALVEAPETIDSAEPSVPPVGPQESFQETLEQTSRQADGPGVTISYDRIIEAYDIIGPSTIAKIEGAANLLSREERIIRFFYRQFVRPHINFTDMPPSMETCTPSNDQLHLDTISNADPVADSTSVQIDINNCEIVEVDDISAYCEKLDLTHAESLIDSLEHANAINSCADSNEDNEPNEPETKHLIEQDLLDCGATPNNIEGESFHESPISDHEGLQDITNKPQMAKVRRLSDVLRLPPTPCRSVKHRNYARQYHPVLTAGERLEELRKKEQQKVEMEQQKKRKALERQDAKQKREEAKKAKLEERERKKKERKPKKIRVKAEKKRVAMRD; via the exons ATGGCACCACCTCGGAAGCAAAAGCAACGTAAACATTACTCTGAGGAAGCAATTTCTAAGTGTCTCCAGTTCATCGCATCCGGAAGAAGTGTCTACGCGGGTTGTAAGGAGTTTGGAATCCCAATGTCCACTGTCCGTTACAGGATGAGTGACAGTTGGCAGCATAAATGCAGACCGGGTCCACAGCCCATTATGTCCACACAGGAGGAGCAGCAGATTGCTAACTGGCTCGTTGGAATGCAGGAGCGGGGTTTTCCTGTTACCCGCCACGGTTTGCGGTTTAAGTTGGCTGAGTTCCTGTCCTCTTATCCCCGAGGCAAACTGTTCCGTAACAATCGACCAG GACGCAAATGGATGGACGAGTTTCTGCGACGCAATCCAGGATTTTCGTTTCGCACACCAGAAGCAGTGTCCCTTGCTAGTTCTCGGGTAAGCGAGGAAGATATCCGTGGATGGTTCCGGATGGTGGACAAGTGGCTCTCTGAAAAACAAATGCGAGAGATATTGGAAGACCCAACTCGAGTTTTCAATGCGGATGAGACCTCATTCTATTTGCACCCCGTTTCAAAGGAGGTTATCGCCCGTACGGGATCTCGTAACGTGTATGAGGTACAACAGGCAGTGGCAAAGCAAAACGTCACCGTGATGTTTGCCTTTGGTGCATCAGGCGTTGTTGTTACTCCACACGTTATTCTCCCAGGAAAACGGATCCGGAAGGAGGTCGCTCAAGGTTTTCCTGCGGATTGGGGTCTTGGCTTGAGTGACCGCGGATGGATGGATTCTCCAAACATGGGCGAATTCATTGTACGAATTCTGCATCCATACCTCGTGAAGCATGGCATTAAACTTCCGGTGATTTTGTTCGTAGATGGACATTCATCTCACAACGCGCTGGAGGTTGCGGATCTGTGCCTCTCTAAAGGAATTGTGCTAATTGCCCTTTACCCAAACACAACGCATATTACCCAGCCTGCGGATGTAGCTGTGTTCAAACCCTTGAAAAGTGAATGGAAACGATCAGTTGACGAATGGCGAAATGAACATCAAGGATGTGCCCTTACAATGCCGCATTTTGGACGCGTTCTGGAGAAAGCTGTTGAGAGGGGTATAAAGCCGACCACTATCCAGAATGGATTCCGCATTTGTGGATTGCATCCGTTCGATCCTGACGCAGTGGACTACTCTAAGTGTGTTGCTAAGGCAAAAACTACTGCATTGGTTGAAGCACCAGAGACAATAGATTCAGCTGAGCCGTCGGTACCACCAGTTGGTCCACAAGAATCATTCCAAGAGACGCTAGAACAAACTTCAAGGCAAGCGGATGGACCAGGCGTAACCATAAGCTATGATCGGATAATCGAAGCTTATGATATTATTGGACCTAGCACGATAGCTAAAATCGAGGGTGCCGCCAATTTGCTATCGCGAGAAGAACGCATAATACGTTTCTTCTATCGACAATTTGTTCGTCCCCACATCAATTTTACCGACATGCCGCCATCAATGGAAACTTGTACCCCATCAAACGATCAACTTCATCTCGACACAATTTCCAACGCTGATCCTGTGGCTGATTCAACGTCTGTACAAATTGACATCAACAATTGTGAAATTGTTGAAGTTGACGACATAAGTGCCTACTGTGAGAAACTCGACCTTACGCATGCTGAATCGTTGATAGATTCTCTGGAGCATGCTAACGCTATCAACAGTTGTG ctGATTCCAATGAAGATAACGAGCCTAATGAACCAGAAACTAAACATTTGATTGAACAGGATCTCCTTGATTGTGGTGCAACACCAAATAACATCGAAG GGGAATCATTCCACGAAAGTCCTATTTCCGATCACGAAGGATTGCAGGATATTACAAACAAACCGCAGATGGCTAAGGTACGCAGACTTTCAGATGTGTTACGACTTCCACCTACGCCTTGTCGTAGTGTAAAACATCGCAATTATGCAAGACAGTACCACCCTGTGCTGACAGCCGGAGAACGTCTAGAGGAACTACGTAAGAAGGAACAACAAAAAGTGGAAATGGAGCAACAAAAGAAAAGAAAGGCATTGGAACGACAGGACGCGAAACAAAAGCGCGAGGAAGCTAAAAAGGCTAAATTAGAAGAGCGTGAAAGGAAGAAAAAGGAACGAAAGCCAAAGAAGATTCGAGTGAAAGCTGAGAAGAAGCGAGTTGCTATGAGggattga